One genomic window of Thermococcus indicus includes the following:
- a CDS encoding glycosyltransferase family 4 protein, producing MKLLVIVNDFPNEDNSYGANIFVKEQLKAIQKFVDEINVVVPLPRGIELKRKTSYQNYIIGHKIHVHFVKYNNPLFPLAYSKLKDEWIWVESRAVSKFIKKKGIEFDLIHAHYSWPSGAVAVRLKEEFGVPVVITEHTHITLRKMIERKDRTLKWTWKNTDALIRVNKRDIPLIKEFCPSLKVYHIPNGYNQDRIRTIPKSEARKKLGLSQDVKILFNLARLLPYKGHRYLIDAMSIVVKERDDIVCFIGGSGPLKEKLQEQINKLGLQEHVKLLGFVPDDQLALWVNAADLFVLPSLSESFGIVQIEAMAVGIPVVATINGGSEEVITSEDYGLLCPPKDPECLAEKILIALEKEWDREKIRKYARQFTWENIAKKVLEVYKEVILQ from the coding sequence ATGAAGTTGCTGGTAATAGTCAATGATTTCCCAAACGAGGATAACTCATATGGAGCGAACATCTTCGTGAAGGAACAACTAAAGGCTATTCAGAAGTTCGTGGATGAGATAAACGTTGTTGTTCCTCTCCCAAGAGGGATTGAGTTAAAAAGAAAAACGAGTTATCAAAATTATATTATCGGGCACAAAATTCATGTTCACTTTGTGAAATATAACAATCCCCTGTTTCCCTTGGCGTATTCTAAACTTAAGGATGAGTGGATATGGGTAGAATCGAGGGCAGTCTCGAAGTTCATCAAGAAGAAGGGCATTGAGTTCGATTTGATTCATGCTCATTACTCCTGGCCTTCTGGTGCGGTTGCCGTTAGGTTGAAGGAGGAATTTGGTGTTCCCGTGGTTATTACGGAACACACTCATATAACATTGAGGAAAATGATTGAGAGAAAAGATAGGACACTAAAGTGGACATGGAAGAATACTGACGCCCTAATTAGGGTCAACAAACGAGATATTCCCCTTATAAAAGAGTTTTGTCCAAGTTTAAAGGTTTATCATATTCCAAATGGATATAACCAGGATAGAATTAGGACAATTCCAAAAAGTGAAGCAAGGAAAAAGCTTGGACTTTCCCAAGATGTAAAGATTTTATTTAATTTGGCTCGCCTCCTTCCATACAAGGGGCATAGATACCTCATTGATGCCATGTCCATTGTTGTGAAAGAGAGGGATGACATTGTGTGTTTTATCGGGGGTAGTGGCCCACTCAAAGAGAAGCTCCAAGAGCAGATAAACAAGCTCGGCCTTCAGGAGCACGTGAAACTTCTCGGCTTCGTTCCAGATGACCAGTTAGCTTTGTGGGTGAATGCGGCTGACCTGTTTGTTTTACCGAGCTTGAGCGAGAGCTTTGGAATTGTCCAGATAGAAGCAATGGCAGTTGGTATCCCCGTAGTAGCAACGATAAACGGGGGTAGTGAGGAAGTAATAACCTCCGAAGATTATGGTCTACTCTGTCCACCGAAAGACCCAGAATGTCTGGCAGAGAAAATTTTAATAGCTCTTGAGAAGGAGTGGGACAGAGAGAAAATACGAAAATATGCTAGGCAGTTTACATGGGAGAATATTGCGAAGAAAGTGCTGGAAGTATACAAGGAGGTGATTCTGCAATGA
- a CDS encoding asparagine synthase-related protein, producing MGISIKLQNDYGYKWEEYEGNYAKGFAFLNGELYTGKQLIKMFLELEDFENIDSIMPKLQGIFALVIQKDGDIYLIEDITRTFPLFYAKAGDDIIITDDTFYLRDKLNAKFNPDFCAEFLRCLYVTGPYTLLDGIYQVQAGEIVHLSQSGDISGHFYYDYTVKRHEITTKPVDKLSQELYTILNRVIDRLIDYANGRTIVIPLSGGYDSRVIATLLTEKGYDDVICYTYGRRDSSEVNTAKDVAGVLGCEWIYVEITDEIVPSGYPYEDWFIEFYKFAFNHVSTIHLQDFFVFRHLIDNDLIPNKAIVVPGHSGDFLGGSHLRKLLLPKSREDVWKRALAMHYILNEHIKLPNSVRDKFWQYLNRYPDDVLVYSLDDNWNMVERQAKFIINSNRAYEFFGYEHAVPLWDIELVEFFRRLPIELKYTRVLYNEVLENRIFKPMGVLIKQDEKAFTLREKFYRRVFKAKGIFKNLRYFAELHLPYQIKRPLRDFVWPDENNMKVVATPILRELNRKYSFSEFHGIVAEWCLKRAKCSIVGGEDNEVAGNSQ from the coding sequence ATGGGTATTTCGATAAAGCTTCAAAACGACTATGGATATAAATGGGAAGAGTATGAGGGAAACTATGCCAAAGGATTTGCATTTTTAAATGGAGAACTTTATACTGGTAAACAATTGATAAAGATGTTTTTGGAGCTTGAGGATTTTGAAAACATTGATAGCATAATGCCCAAGTTACAGGGAATTTTTGCCCTTGTGATACAGAAAGACGGAGACATATATTTAATTGAGGACATAACAAGAACGTTCCCTCTTTTCTATGCAAAAGCAGGAGATGACATAATAATCACCGATGACACCTTTTATCTGAGGGACAAGCTAAACGCCAAATTTAATCCAGATTTTTGCGCTGAGTTTCTTAGGTGCCTGTATGTAACAGGACCATACACGCTACTCGATGGAATTTACCAAGTTCAAGCTGGGGAGATAGTTCATCTTTCTCAGAGTGGTGATATTAGTGGGCATTTTTATTATGACTATACTGTAAAAAGACATGAAATAACCACTAAACCAGTTGATAAACTATCGCAGGAGTTATACACAATTTTAAACCGCGTGATAGACAGGCTTATTGACTATGCTAACGGTAGAACAATCGTGATACCCCTGAGCGGGGGTTATGATTCGAGAGTTATCGCCACATTATTAACAGAAAAAGGCTACGACGATGTTATCTGTTACACCTACGGAAGGAGAGATAGCTCGGAGGTTAATACTGCCAAAGATGTTGCAGGGGTTCTTGGATGCGAGTGGATTTACGTAGAGATAACGGATGAAATAGTTCCTTCAGGTTATCCCTATGAAGATTGGTTCATTGAATTTTACAAGTTCGCGTTTAATCACGTCTCAACGATTCATCTCCAAGACTTTTTTGTGTTTAGACATTTGATTGACAATGATCTTATCCCGAACAAGGCAATTGTTGTCCCCGGGCATAGTGGCGACTTTTTAGGTGGCTCTCATCTGAGAAAGTTGCTCCTTCCAAAGAGCAGAGAGGATGTGTGGAAAAGAGCTTTAGCTATGCACTATATCTTAAACGAACACATAAAACTTCCCAATTCCGTAAGGGACAAGTTCTGGCAATATCTGAACAGATACCCAGACGATGTTTTGGTGTACTCCCTGGATGATAACTGGAACATGGTAGAGAGGCAGGCAAAATTTATAATAAACTCAAACAGGGCTTATGAGTTCTTCGGATACGAGCATGCTGTCCCCCTATGGGACATTGAGCTTGTAGAGTTTTTCAGAAGGTTGCCTATAGAATTAAAATATACTAGGGTGTTGTATAATGAAGTGCTTGAAAATCGTATCTTCAAACCAATGGGGGTTTTAATAAAGCAGGATGAAAAAGCCTTCACTCTACGGGAAAAATTTTACCGCAGAGTATTCAAGGCAAAGGGAATTTTTAAGAATTTAAGATATTTCGCTGAATTACACCTTCCATATCAAATTAAGCGGCCACTAAGGGATTTTGTGTGGCCAGATGAGAACAACATGAAGGTAGTCGCTACACCAATCTTACGTGAGTTAAACAGAAAATATTCATTCTCTGAATTCCACGGTATTGTGGCTGAATGGTGTCTAAAAAGGGCAAAGTGTTCCATAGTTGGAGGTGAAGATAATGAAGTTGCTGGTAATAGTCAATGA
- the galU gene encoding UTP--glucose-1-phosphate uridylyltransferase GalU, with the protein MRIRKAVIPAAGLGTRMLPITKSMPKEMLPVGTKPVIHYVVEEAIRAGIDDILIITGKGKRAIEDYFDRNFELEYYLKERGKDRELRVVEEIGEMVDIYYVRQKKPLGLGDAIRYAEKHVNGEPFAVLLGDDIVTSEKPAMKQMMDVYSRFKCTVLGVEKVAWKDVEKYGIISGNQIEDGIYEVNNLIEKPKRGEAPSNVAIIGRYILEPEIFDALREVPPDSRGEVQLTDALGLLLRKGQRIVAKEVLGQRYDVGTLEGWLRANMELGKRGGIQ; encoded by the coding sequence GTGAGGATTAGAAAGGCCGTCATTCCGGCGGCTGGCTTGGGAACGAGAATGCTCCCAATAACGAAATCAATGCCAAAGGAAATGCTACCTGTGGGCACTAAGCCCGTCATTCACTACGTGGTTGAGGAGGCCATCAGGGCGGGTATTGATGACATCCTAATCATAACTGGGAAGGGCAAGAGGGCGATAGAGGATTACTTCGACAGGAACTTTGAGCTGGAGTACTACCTAAAAGAGCGGGGCAAAGATAGGGAGCTGAGGGTTGTTGAAGAGATAGGGGAGATGGTTGATATTTATTATGTTAGGCAGAAGAAGCCCTTAGGTCTCGGGGATGCTATAAGGTATGCGGAAAAACATGTGAACGGAGAACCTTTCGCGGTTCTCCTTGGAGATGATATAGTCACAAGCGAAAAACCCGCGATGAAACAGATGATGGACGTCTATTCAAGGTTCAAGTGTACCGTGTTGGGAGTCGAGAAGGTTGCTTGGAAAGATGTTGAGAAATATGGGATTATTTCTGGAAACCAGATTGAAGATGGTATCTATGAGGTCAACAACCTAATAGAAAAACCTAAAAGAGGGGAAGCCCCAAGCAACGTGGCAATAATTGGAAGATACATCCTTGAGCCGGAGATATTCGATGCATTGAGGGAAGTTCCCCCCGATTCCAGAGGAGAGGTACAACTCACAGACGCACTGGGATTGCTGTTACGTAAAGGACAACGGATAGTTGCAAAAGAAGTCTTGGGACAAAGATATGACGTTGGGACACTGGAAGGGTGGTTAAGGGCTAACATGGAACTTGGGAAACGAGGTGGGATTCAATGA
- a CDS encoding UDP-glucose dehydrogenase family protein produces MKISVIGSGYVGLVTGTGFVKLGNEVIFVDVDERKVEMINNAQPPIYEEGLEELMKQFKGKYHATKDYRKAILNSDVTFICVGTPSREDGSIDLTYVKQVAKELGKALREKKNYHVVVVKSTVLPGTTEEIVKPILENYSDKKAFQDFGLAMNPEFLREGIALSDFLNPDRIVIGVQDERAKRVLEELYAPINAPKLFTDIKTAEMIKYASNAFLATKISFANEIGNICKKLGIDSWKVFEGVGLDHRISPHFFRTGIGWGGSCFPKDTRALIRKAEELGEEPLILKAVVEVNERQPLKLIELLKKHIPELKGKTIGVLGLAFKPDTDDVRETRAHVVVKKLLEEEARVIAYDPQAMENFKRFYPDVGENIEYASSGEEVLNRSDAVLIVTEWSEFEELDYSGKIVIDGRRVRKAEETAKVYEGVCW; encoded by the coding sequence ATGAAGATTTCGGTGATTGGTTCTGGCTATGTTGGCCTTGTGACAGGCACGGGCTTCGTCAAGCTCGGAAACGAGGTAATCTTCGTGGACGTTGATGAGAGGAAGGTCGAGATGATAAACAACGCTCAGCCCCCGATCTACGAGGAGGGCCTCGAAGAGTTAATGAAACAATTCAAAGGCAAGTATCACGCGACAAAAGACTACCGCAAGGCAATTCTAAACTCTGATGTCACTTTCATCTGCGTTGGAACACCATCAAGAGAAGACGGTTCAATCGACTTAACCTATGTTAAACAAGTTGCCAAGGAACTTGGGAAAGCTTTAAGAGAAAAGAAAAACTACCACGTTGTCGTCGTCAAGAGCACTGTCCTTCCAGGCACCACTGAGGAGATTGTGAAACCAATTCTCGAGAATTATTCTGACAAGAAGGCCTTTCAGGACTTTGGACTTGCCATGAACCCTGAATTTCTCCGCGAGGGCATTGCGCTGAGTGATTTCCTCAACCCGGACAGGATTGTGATTGGAGTTCAGGATGAGAGGGCAAAGAGAGTTCTTGAAGAGCTTTATGCTCCTATAAACGCTCCAAAGCTCTTCACGGACATTAAAACCGCCGAAATGATTAAGTACGCTTCGAATGCTTTTTTAGCCACAAAAATAAGCTTCGCCAACGAGATTGGAAACATCTGCAAGAAACTCGGCATAGACTCGTGGAAGGTGTTTGAAGGAGTTGGCCTCGACCACAGGATTAGTCCCCACTTCTTCAGGACTGGAATTGGCTGGGGCGGCTCCTGCTTCCCGAAGGATACAAGGGCACTCATTAGGAAGGCCGAAGAGCTTGGAGAGGAGCCTTTAATCCTAAAGGCCGTCGTTGAGGTAAACGAGAGGCAGCCTTTGAAGCTAATCGAGCTTCTCAAGAAGCACATCCCTGAGTTGAAGGGAAAAACTATTGGTGTCCTTGGACTGGCCTTTAAGCCGGACACGGATGATGTTAGGGAGACGAGGGCCCACGTGGTGGTTAAAAAGCTGCTCGAAGAGGAGGCAAGGGTTATTGCTTACGACCCGCAGGCGATGGAGAATTTTAAGAGGTTTTACCCGGATGTCGGCGAGAATATTGAGTACGCGAGTTCTGGTGAGGAAGTCCTGAATAGGAGTGACGCAGTCCTCATCGTGACCGAGTGGAGTGAGTTTGAGGAGCTGGATTATTCTGGAAAGATTGTAATTGACGGGAGACGTGTGAGAAAGGCTGAAGAAACGGCAAAAGTCTATGAGGGGGTGTGCTGGTGA
- a CDS encoding glycosyltransferase has translation MIFVTVGNSNIGFERLIKAMDALAPKLPYEVIMQIGSSSYIPQNCEWFRYASYEAMMEYFKKADVIITHAGAGTILDILLLGKTPIVAPRLRKFKEHIDDHQLEIYKSLGTARAGNTSIRNKTSWAGNIGCP, from the coding sequence ATGATCTTTGTAACCGTAGGAAATTCAAACATAGGATTTGAGAGATTAATAAAGGCTATGGATGCACTCGCACCTAAATTGCCCTATGAAGTTATAATGCAGATTGGGTCAAGTTCCTATATACCCCAAAATTGTGAATGGTTCAGATATGCCAGTTATGAGGCAATGATGGAGTATTTCAAAAAGGCAGATGTAATAATAACTCATGCGGGGGCTGGAACAATCCTTGACATTTTGCTCCTAGGCAAAACACCCATAGTAGCCCCTCGTCTAAGAAAATTTAAAGAACATATAGATGACCATCAACTGGAGATTTACAAGAGCCTTGGAACAGCAAGGGCTGGTAATACCAGTATACGAAATAAAACATCTTGGGCAGGCAATATTGGATGCCCTTGA
- the pssD gene encoding PssD/Cps14F family polysaccharide biosynthesis glycosyltransferase, producing MKLLAACESGGHLTQMIHILKQIKLTKKSDLNVVLVTEDSTRTRDSGDDIFVKVYLLEMSKHKNKYLRYLHAFSPSVFFEIAKILKKERPEVILSTAGWVSIPTFILAKLVFRIPTIYIHSWSRVTKKSDSGRILYYLSDIFIVQWPQLLEKYGKKAKYFGGIL from the coding sequence ATGAAACTACTTGCGGCATGCGAGAGTGGAGGGCATCTGACCCAAATGATCCACATATTAAAGCAGATTAAATTAACCAAAAAAAGCGACCTTAATGTTGTCCTTGTTACAGAAGACAGCACTAGAACTCGGGATTCGGGTGATGATATCTTCGTCAAGGTGTACCTCCTGGAAATGAGCAAACATAAAAACAAGTATCTAAGATACCTCCATGCGTTCAGTCCATCCGTCTTTTTTGAAATCGCCAAAATCTTGAAAAAAGAGCGTCCAGAGGTGATTTTATCCACTGCAGGATGGGTTTCTATTCCCACATTTATCCTTGCGAAACTTGTGTTTAGGATACCGACGATTTACATACATTCCTGGTCAAGAGTTACAAAAAAGTCAGACAGTGGGAGAATTCTATATTATCTTTCAGACATCTTCATAGTTCAGTGGCCACAACTTTTAGAGAAGTACGGCAAGAAAGCAAAATACTTTGGAGGGATCCTATGA